A stretch of the Porifericola rhodea genome encodes the following:
- a CDS encoding HlyD family secretion protein — MPRTLPEIELRSEEVQEVLDAPPSWMIRWGLAVILLLIVLLILIANLVRYPDVISGEMMLTTQNPPIKIVANSSGKITGLLVEEGQVVATHDKLAEIENPISGEGMEYMKAFVVQVENILEHPKLAIDFSDSQYVFGAIQTEYNALKKLCMDYHQWATDVYQKEEVRNLKQKIKQYDQLVAITEQQSQISLNELANAEEKYKADQLLYKEGVLAKLQFFQEESAFRQRQQEVENLKKATTQNRITLIELEKQLLDIRHNQEEKERNFREGIALNLHAILNQINDWQKSYIITSPMAGKLSYLKPLNNNQFIQSGEFIFGVVPENEKFLGIMNVPSQGFGKVEAGQEVRIKFNNYPYQEYGQVYGTIKSIALLANENSYRAEIELPKGLTTSYNKLLDFSPEMMGNAEIITEDLSMMERIFYSIRSIFDQ; from the coding sequence ATGCCCAGAACTTTACCAGAAATAGAGTTACGCTCAGAGGAAGTGCAGGAAGTACTGGATGCACCACCATCATGGATGATCCGCTGGGGATTGGCTGTAATTTTGTTGCTCATCGTCTTATTAATCTTGATCGCCAATTTGGTGAGATATCCTGATGTTATTTCCGGGGAGATGATGTTAACTACACAAAACCCACCTATTAAAATTGTGGCCAATAGTAGCGGAAAGATTACCGGTTTATTAGTGGAAGAAGGACAAGTCGTGGCAACCCATGATAAACTGGCAGAGATAGAAAACCCCATTTCTGGGGAGGGAATGGAATATATGAAAGCTTTCGTGGTACAAGTTGAAAACATCCTTGAGCATCCTAAGCTAGCCATAGATTTTTCCGATAGCCAATATGTTTTCGGAGCTATACAAACAGAATACAATGCCCTCAAGAAGTTATGCATGGATTATCATCAATGGGCTACGGATGTCTATCAAAAAGAAGAAGTCAGGAACCTGAAACAGAAAATCAAACAGTATGATCAGTTAGTAGCTATTACGGAGCAACAATCCCAAATATCCTTAAATGAACTGGCGAATGCGGAAGAAAAATACAAAGCCGACCAGCTGCTTTATAAAGAAGGAGTGTTGGCCAAACTACAATTTTTCCAGGAAGAATCTGCTTTCCGGCAGCGACAGCAGGAAGTGGAGAACCTAAAGAAGGCAACAACACAAAACCGGATTACTTTGATTGAACTGGAAAAGCAATTACTGGATATCCGTCACAATCAGGAAGAAAAAGAAAGAAATTTCCGGGAAGGGATTGCCCTGAATCTGCACGCTATCCTCAATCAAATCAATGATTGGCAAAAGAGTTATATCATTACTTCACCCATGGCCGGGAAATTATCGTATTTGAAGCCTCTCAATAATAATCAGTTTATCCAAAGCGGGGAGTTTATTTTTGGCGTAGTGCCCGAAAATGAAAAGTTTTTGGGTATCATGAACGTCCCCTCACAAGGATTTGGTAAAGTAGAGGCAGGGCAGGAGGTCAGAATCAAGTTTAACAATTATCCCTACCAAGAGTATGGGCAGGTATACGGCACGATCAAAAGTATTGCACTCTTGGCCAATGAAAATTCTTACCGGGCAGAAATTGAATTGCCAAAAGGGCTTACTACTTCCTACAACAAACTACTTGATTTTAGTCCCGAGATGATGGGCAATGCGGAAATCATTACTGAGGACTTGAGCATGATGGAAAGGATATTCTATAGCATCCGAAGCATCTTTGACCAATAA
- a CDS encoding glycosyltransferase: protein MKTVLFIILPYPSHYNACFGLAPEFKKRAYRVVFTGYPHLQNHVEQQGFEFCRLNYTTEYSIKTVKSFVSHLFLAMLDRRAVIKRYRFWYRSVIEIRKVYMEYRPEKIFIDAHLSHYYLYLYAYRQSVTILSTKLSTKKTPNIPPINSFYIPKDTALSRLICALLWKRHIIKIEIRWWINKVAFLGRDEAYFQKRLCKKYDLLWKEVFEKKNIAFIGLKNVPTIILGTEALEFPQRKKLPYERYISFPIKRNEEKYFSEEYRLTRERIIALKLQSNCQVIYCSFGTLSSLHLKKVALFIKKLIDVVEPHDDLALVISTSNLNSSFLVNSHHIFVFKQVPQLDILQYSDMMITHGGHNSIKECLQAGVPMLVYPLNKKVDQPGNAVRVFVNGHGLFGKIDKDKPEVILGKINRIFSIKEKMRQKCRSDESIQLL, encoded by the coding sequence ATGAAAACTGTTTTGTTCATTATACTGCCCTATCCCAGCCATTATAATGCTTGCTTTGGTTTGGCCCCTGAATTTAAGAAGCGTGCTTACAGGGTAGTTTTTACAGGATACCCTCATCTCCAAAACCATGTAGAACAACAGGGTTTTGAATTTTGCAGGTTAAACTACACAACCGAATACTCGATCAAAACGGTTAAAAGCTTCGTTTCTCATTTATTTTTAGCGATGCTGGATCGTAGGGCTGTTATCAAGCGGTACCGCTTTTGGTATAGGAGTGTGATTGAAATTAGAAAAGTATACATGGAGTACCGTCCGGAAAAAATATTCATAGATGCGCATCTAAGCCATTATTATTTATACCTGTACGCTTACCGCCAATCGGTTACCATCTTAAGTACAAAATTATCCACCAAAAAAACGCCTAATATACCTCCTATAAATTCATTCTACATTCCTAAAGACACTGCTTTGTCAAGATTAATCTGTGCGTTATTGTGGAAGAGACATATAATCAAAATAGAGATAAGGTGGTGGATAAATAAAGTAGCTTTTCTAGGCAGGGACGAAGCTTATTTTCAGAAGAGATTGTGCAAAAAGTATGATTTGCTATGGAAAGAAGTTTTTGAGAAAAAAAATATAGCTTTCATAGGATTAAAAAATGTGCCTACGATTATTTTAGGAACAGAAGCGTTAGAGTTTCCTCAGAGAAAAAAACTTCCCTACGAACGCTATATCAGTTTTCCGATTAAGAGGAATGAAGAAAAATATTTTTCTGAGGAATATAGGTTGACCAGGGAAAGAATAATTGCGTTAAAGCTTCAATCCAATTGTCAAGTCATCTACTGCTCTTTCGGTACGTTGAGTAGCCTACATCTCAAAAAAGTTGCGTTATTTATTAAAAAGCTTATTGATGTAGTTGAGCCACATGATGACTTAGCACTTGTGATCTCTACTAGCAATCTAAATTCAAGTTTCTTGGTTAATAGTCATCACATTTTTGTATTCAAGCAGGTGCCACAACTGGATATATTACAATACAGTGATATGATGATTACACATGGCGGACATAATTCTATTAAAGAATGCCTACAAGCGGGGGTGCCCATGTTGGTTTATCCACTTAACAAAAAGGTAGATCAGCCAGGAAATGCGGTCAGGGTGTTTGTCAATGGTCATGGATTATTTGGTAAAATAGATAAAGACAAACCGGAGGTAATTCTTGGCAAAATCAATAGGATCTTTAGCATAAAGGAGAAAATGAGACAAAAGTGTAGATCAGATGAGTCAATTCAACTTTTATAA
- a CDS encoding ABC transporter permease, producing MVHLVVDAEKRSKLLNLKELLHYKDLFYILAYRDLRVRYAQTALGLSWALLQPLATLTIFTVVFGKAVKVDTGGIPYPLFAVCGMASWTYFAFVMKESGNSIISAQGMVKKIYFPRLVIPLSKAVVGFVDFAIGLSFIIALMLAYQVTPSSNIIYFPVFIVLTIVSALAVGIWLSALTIRYRDFQHVVPFLVQFGLYATPTAYPASAVIDNLPKWATVVYYLNPMAGVIEGFRWSLLGGTPPSEYTYLSFTLMIVIFISALFYFKKVERVMADIV from the coding sequence ATGGTTCATTTGGTTGTAGATGCAGAAAAGCGTAGTAAATTACTGAACCTCAAAGAACTTCTTCATTACAAAGATTTATTTTATATTCTGGCTTATCGGGACTTAAGAGTCCGTTATGCTCAAACAGCTTTAGGTTTAAGCTGGGCATTATTACAGCCTTTGGCTACTCTCACTATATTTACTGTAGTATTTGGAAAGGCAGTAAAAGTGGATACAGGAGGCATTCCCTACCCTTTGTTTGCAGTTTGCGGAATGGCTTCATGGACATACTTTGCATTTGTCATGAAAGAGTCTGGCAACTCCATTATCAGTGCTCAAGGCATGGTCAAAAAAATATACTTTCCTCGTTTAGTAATCCCGCTCTCAAAAGCTGTTGTAGGTTTTGTGGATTTTGCCATTGGTTTATCATTTATAATAGCTTTGATGTTGGCTTATCAGGTCACTCCCTCTTCAAACATTATATACTTTCCTGTTTTTATAGTGCTTACAATCGTCTCTGCCTTAGCCGTTGGAATTTGGTTAAGTGCTTTAACTATACGATATCGCGATTTTCAGCATGTGGTACCTTTTTTGGTTCAGTTTGGCTTATATGCCACGCCAACTGCATACCCTGCTAGTGCAGTAATTGATAATTTACCAAAATGGGCTACTGTAGTATACTACCTTAACCCTATGGCTGGAGTAATTGAAGGTTTTCGGTGGTCTCTGTTAGGGGGGACCCCTCCTTCGGAGTATACTTATTTATCATTTACATTGATGATAGTTATATTTATATCAGCTTTATTTTATTTCAAAAAAGTAGAGCGTGTTATGGCAGATATTGTATAA
- a CDS encoding ABC transporter ATP-binding protein, which yields MSEVAIRVENLGKKYHLGGKKSGSFRESVSNLFKKSKPKATEVEHEFWALKDINFEIKRGEAVGIIGRNGAGKSTLLKILSRITEPTKGRFEVFGRVSSLLEVGTGFHPELTGRENVYLNGTILGMKRHEVKAKFDEIVAFSGVEKFIDTPVKHYSSGMQVRLAFAVAAHLEPEILIIDEVLAVGDAEFQKKCLGKMEDVTGEGRTVLFVSHNMDAVRKLCTRGVLFQQGTIAEASYTVNDIIKSYLMISPEHMNSIWENNNHEFSNEYFDVVSFGIYHANFQKVTSPVGNNEDLWVVIKIRTKKYDSSFEIGYNVVSEDGQVLFWSFFYDQQEVGKDHFDGDTTILRSKLPRRLLNNGYYTFGLVAGIRSLRWFINPTKHRVSINLKIEGNLSESLLWNKKRSGPIAPILEWEVKSTSSEMKTISQNQRPGNTA from the coding sequence ATGAGTGAAGTAGCAATAAGAGTAGAAAACTTAGGGAAGAAGTATCATCTGGGAGGAAAAAAGTCAGGGTCTTTTAGAGAGAGTGTGAGCAATCTCTTCAAAAAAAGTAAGCCAAAAGCTACTGAGGTAGAACATGAGTTTTGGGCTCTAAAGGACATTAACTTTGAAATTAAAAGAGGAGAAGCTGTCGGTATTATTGGTAGAAATGGAGCAGGAAAAAGCACATTGCTGAAAATTCTATCACGTATTACAGAGCCTACCAAAGGACGTTTTGAAGTCTTTGGGCGGGTGTCATCCTTATTGGAAGTGGGTACAGGGTTTCACCCAGAACTGACCGGTCGTGAGAATGTTTATCTCAATGGTACCATTTTAGGCATGAAACGCCACGAAGTCAAAGCTAAATTTGATGAAATTGTAGCCTTTTCAGGCGTAGAGAAATTTATCGATACCCCCGTAAAGCACTATAGTAGTGGTATGCAGGTACGTCTTGCCTTTGCCGTAGCCGCCCATTTAGAGCCAGAGATACTAATTATTGATGAAGTATTAGCGGTAGGTGATGCTGAATTCCAGAAAAAGTGTTTAGGTAAGATGGAAGACGTAACCGGAGAAGGGAGGACAGTACTATTTGTTAGCCATAATATGGATGCGGTAAGGAAGCTTTGCACGAGAGGAGTACTATTTCAACAGGGAACAATTGCTGAAGCGAGTTACACAGTAAATGATATTATCAAATCGTATTTGATGATATCTCCTGAACATATGAACAGTATCTGGGAAAATAATAACCATGAATTTAGTAATGAGTACTTTGATGTTGTCAGTTTTGGGATTTATCACGCTAACTTTCAAAAAGTAACATCTCCCGTGGGGAATAACGAAGACCTATGGGTAGTTATCAAGATCAGGACCAAAAAGTATGACTCATCTTTTGAAATTGGATATAACGTAGTATCTGAAGACGGACAAGTATTATTTTGGTCATTCTTTTATGATCAGCAGGAAGTTGGTAAAGATCATTTTGATGGTGATACTACCATTTTACGATCAAAACTGCCGAGAAGGCTTCTCAACAATGGATATTATACTTTTGGGTTGGTTGCCGGAATTAGAAGCCTTCGTTGGTTTATCAACCCTACAAAGCATAGAGTATCAATAAATTTAAAGATTGAAGGGAACCTTAGTGAATCGTTACTTTGGAACAAAAAAAGGAGCGGACCCATTGCTCCGATATTAGAGTGGGAGGTTAAAAGTACAAGCAGTGAAATGAAAACAATTTCCCAGAACCAGAGGCCTGGTAATACTGCATAG
- a CDS encoding glycosyltransferase family 61 protein translates to MIVKQEKIFDSFFVKRALPANLVDEDLPYFQHEENRCFKSSHQYCLTAVKVISNGVVFNGRTVFTPSLYHSSFKEKYNKLRFKFKSLFFKRVVVKGKVIVAYNEYSNTPGFHWLCDTLPRLFSIKNQLSSSTLLLPYVNDRFHEYVKDCLKIFDTGAVVFLKDREMALVDQLLIPEMLAPTGNYREDIMKSLRSAFRANTLGNRKELGDKIYISREKSKHRKTVNEQEVSGVLEKYGFTKIYLEDYSLWEQVSIMKHAKFLVSNHGGGLSSMLFMPEQARVLEIRSFNDASNNCYFSLASALNLTYYYQFSEKPSESSNRNTNLRVDTKRLQLTIESMLNKSK, encoded by the coding sequence ATGATTGTCAAACAAGAAAAAATCTTTGATTCCTTCTTTGTTAAGAGAGCGTTGCCAGCAAATTTGGTTGATGAGGACCTGCCTTATTTCCAGCACGAAGAGAACAGGTGCTTTAAGAGTTCTCATCAATATTGTTTAACGGCTGTAAAGGTAATTTCTAATGGAGTTGTATTTAATGGACGTACAGTTTTTACTCCATCCTTGTATCACAGCTCTTTCAAAGAAAAGTATAATAAACTAAGATTCAAGTTTAAATCCTTATTCTTTAAGCGAGTAGTTGTTAAGGGAAAGGTAATAGTAGCATATAACGAATACTCCAATACTCCTGGTTTTCACTGGCTCTGTGATACACTACCCAGGCTATTTTCTATCAAAAATCAGTTATCATCCTCAACACTATTGCTTCCCTATGTAAACGATCGGTTTCATGAGTATGTAAAGGACTGTTTAAAAATTTTCGACACTGGAGCTGTAGTCTTTTTAAAAGATAGAGAAATGGCATTAGTAGACCAGTTGCTAATACCTGAAATGCTAGCCCCTACCGGGAATTATCGTGAGGATATAATGAAAAGTTTACGTTCTGCTTTTCGGGCGAATACCCTAGGCAATCGTAAAGAGTTGGGTGATAAAATCTACATCAGTCGGGAAAAGTCAAAACATAGGAAAACAGTAAATGAGCAAGAAGTGAGCGGTGTGTTAGAAAAATATGGTTTTACCAAGATCTATCTTGAAGATTACTCTCTATGGGAGCAGGTAAGTATTATGAAGCATGCTAAATTTCTGGTATCTAATCATGGAGGAGGGTTGTCTAGTATGTTATTTATGCCAGAACAGGCTCGGGTGTTAGAAATAAGGTCTTTTAATGATGCGAGTAATAATTGTTATTTCTCACTGGCATCAGCATTGAATCTAACCTATTACTACCAATTTAGTGAAAAACCTTCTGAGAGTAGTAATAGAAATACAAATTTGCGGGTTGATACCAAGAGGTTACAACTGACGATAGAAAGTATGCTAAATAAGAGTAAATAG
- a CDS encoding alpha-1,2-fucosyltransferase has product MIVIINKSGQLANRLFLMANFIAFSNAHEIKIYNPSFDEYAKFFEKTSPQALVRFPISTNSKWRMPYTDIIRSMVYQVIYKAVRVLEKLNIYESTIHCILDIGLYQKMPLDSAKFINLARKKKFLLCKGWAFRDETNFSLAADIIKPYFKPLPCYLTQAITIANSARSSENTLLVGVHIRRGDYKTFLNGKYFFPLSVYISYINKVQSLFPGRDIKFIVCSNETIDVRVFKGYDVVLEERNMVVDLALLAACDYIIGPPSTFSIWASYYGDVPLYKIENEQEQVITLDKFTIHGK; this is encoded by the coding sequence ATGATAGTAATTATTAACAAATCAGGGCAACTTGCTAACCGACTTTTTCTAATGGCTAACTTTATTGCTTTTAGTAATGCCCACGAAATAAAAATATATAATCCTTCTTTTGATGAATATGCAAAATTTTTTGAGAAAACGAGCCCTCAGGCTTTAGTCAGGTTTCCAATAAGTACAAACAGTAAGTGGCGTATGCCATACACTGATATTATTAGGAGTATGGTATATCAAGTTATATATAAGGCTGTAAGAGTTTTAGAAAAGCTAAATATATATGAAAGCACAATTCACTGTATCTTAGACATTGGCCTGTACCAAAAAATGCCGCTTGATTCAGCTAAATTCATTAATCTTGCCAGAAAAAAAAAGTTTTTGTTATGTAAAGGGTGGGCATTCAGAGATGAAACAAATTTCTCTTTGGCGGCAGATATAATTAAGCCGTATTTTAAACCATTGCCTTGCTATCTAACCCAGGCCATCACTATTGCCAACAGTGCCAGATCATCGGAAAATACGCTTCTGGTTGGCGTACATATTAGAAGAGGTGATTACAAGACCTTTCTAAATGGGAAATATTTCTTTCCTTTATCTGTGTATATTTCATACATCAACAAAGTCCAATCTTTATTTCCTGGGCGAGATATTAAATTCATTGTTTGCTCTAATGAAACCATAGATGTGCGTGTGTTCAAAGGGTATGATGTAGTATTAGAAGAACGAAATATGGTAGTTGATCTGGCTTTACTAGCAGCATGTGATTATATCATTGGGCCGCCTAGTACGTTCTCTATATGGGCATCGTATTACGGAGATGTACCTCTATACAAAATAGAAAATGAACAAGAACAAGTTATTACATTAGATAAGTTCACCATTCATGGAAAGTAG
- a CDS encoding glycosyltransferase family 2 protein, producing the protein MESSLPIISIITPSFNQGQYLEQTIDSVLSQNYPNIEYIIVDGGSTDQSIEIIKKYENYLAYWVAEPDKGQSEAINKGLKKATGDIVNWINSDDFYERGALKAVATAFEDDNINVVCGRGKIINEEGEFVRYSKGTDIYNANLEKTIGWARIDQPETFFRRHVLKKTGLLTAGLHYVMDKAWWVNYLLSFGLDNVREIDDVLVNFRLHESSKTVSQPDCFVHETGTLFLALAHQYHLSEEYDNIHNLLDAAHTDISGVQINQVEYPQLVVKALHYYLLRRADEFYYRHQRKKARLALSNIRPELLKPEDLALYHKLQMRCRWVPERLLKLIRP; encoded by the coding sequence ATGGAAAGTAGTCTTCCAATAATTTCTATTATTACTCCATCATTCAATCAAGGGCAATACCTGGAACAAACAATAGACTCTGTACTCTCTCAAAATTACCCTAACATTGAGTATATTATTGTGGATGGCGGGAGTACTGATCAATCAATTGAAATTATTAAAAAGTATGAGAATTATTTAGCGTATTGGGTGGCTGAACCAGACAAGGGACAGAGTGAAGCTATTAACAAAGGTTTAAAAAAAGCTACTGGCGATATTGTTAACTGGATTAACTCAGATGATTTCTATGAGCGGGGGGCTTTAAAAGCAGTAGCAACCGCTTTTGAAGATGATAATATAAATGTAGTATGTGGTAGAGGCAAAATTATCAATGAAGAGGGTGAGTTTGTACGCTACTCAAAAGGTACAGATATTTATAATGCGAATCTGGAAAAAACAATAGGGTGGGCTCGTATAGATCAACCTGAAACATTCTTTCGGAGACATGTCTTAAAAAAAACCGGTTTGCTTACGGCCGGGTTGCACTACGTGATGGACAAAGCCTGGTGGGTTAACTACCTGTTATCGTTTGGCTTGGATAATGTGCGAGAGATTGACGATGTATTAGTCAACTTCAGGCTACATGAATCTTCTAAAACAGTTTCTCAGCCTGACTGCTTTGTACATGAAACAGGCACTCTGTTTTTAGCTTTAGCTCATCAATATCATCTGTCTGAAGAATACGATAACATTCACAATTTATTAGATGCTGCACATACTGATATCAGTGGTGTACAGATTAATCAAGTAGAATATCCTCAATTGGTTGTTAAAGCTCTTCATTATTACTTACTGCGGCGTGCCGATGAGTTTTACTATCGACATCAGCGAAAAAAGGCACGGCTAGCGTTATCGAACATCAGGCCTGAGCTATTGAAGCCGGAAGATTTGGCCCTCTATCACAAGCTTCAAATGCGTTGTCGGTGGGTCCCTGAAAGACTACTTAAACTGATTCGTCCATGA
- a CDS encoding glycosyltransferase family 2 protein, translating to MTISVIIPTYNGAHKILRTLRALERQSMQEFETIVVVDGSTDNTLNLLNESSLKLKKITIIAQENQGRAAVRNRGGDAATGKLLVFLDDDMRPHKQWLEAHLYHHQKYQNTIGVGSQLNDWSEAYTEMQRYRCYYSRRWEKHFNNQKNEPTQLDQDTLHITAANFSISQNIFRSLHGFEEQLRDAEDYDLAVRAFERNIPVFFLPNAKAWHDENYTLASYIRRRKGYLKAHQSLIQLRPELYAKHTLRNVTKKKGLKKIVFWLFSSSYWVKAVDTANLFRWVPAPLRFRLYDLIITSKVVYFPR from the coding sequence ATGACTATCTCAGTAATTATTCCCACATATAATGGTGCGCATAAAATCTTACGTACACTTCGAGCTTTAGAGAGGCAGTCAATGCAGGAGTTTGAGACTATCGTTGTAGTAGATGGGTCAACAGACAACACTTTGAACTTATTAAATGAGTCAAGTCTTAAATTGAAAAAAATAACTATTATAGCTCAGGAGAATCAGGGGCGAGCTGCGGTACGAAATCGGGGAGGAGATGCCGCCACGGGTAAGTTATTAGTGTTTCTAGATGATGATATGCGACCTCACAAACAATGGCTGGAAGCACATCTATATCATCATCAAAAATATCAGAATACTATCGGGGTGGGGTCTCAGCTAAATGATTGGAGCGAAGCCTATACTGAAATGCAGCGTTACCGATGCTACTATAGTAGAAGATGGGAGAAGCATTTCAATAACCAGAAAAACGAGCCCACTCAATTAGATCAGGATACTTTGCATATAACGGCAGCAAATTTCTCGATAAGCCAAAATATTTTTAGGTCTTTACATGGTTTTGAAGAGCAACTTAGAGACGCCGAAGATTACGATTTGGCAGTTAGGGCGTTTGAAAGAAATATTCCTGTGTTTTTTCTTCCCAATGCAAAGGCATGGCACGATGAGAATTATACATTAGCTTCTTATATCAGAAGACGTAAAGGCTATCTAAAGGCGCATCAATCACTCATACAGTTAAGACCTGAATTGTATGCGAAACATACCCTAAGAAATGTAACGAAGAAAAAGGGGCTGAAAAAAATTGTGTTTTGGCTTTTCTCGTCTTCATATTGGGTAAAGGCCGTGGATACCGCAAACCTTTTCCGCTGGGTACCCGCTCCACTTAGATTCAGGTTATATGATTTAATTATCACGTCAAAAGTTGTTTACTTTCCCCGATGA
- a CDS encoding glycosyltransferase: MSKKTIVHVIDSLGIGGAETLLVHANVQIPSFRHIVVYLRPPFAYKDSLNHIPTYCLAFQGWRSLPQCIKKLKAIVHQHQAAIVHSHLYYSTIVVRLAFRRKITVINSYHNVLYDPRGSNYSKVYRWLDRVTYRNTFNTVSVSSTVKSDLEKYIGIKQQSRVIYNYVEDRYFQVRANVKDKHTSPCRIVSVGNLKPQKNYPWALQVLAPLFKENTQLSWDIYGDGPERETLVRLIDKNQLSNVHLKGKASHISELISQYHLFFMPSQWEGFGIALVEAMAARIPCLVSDLPVFKEVAGASVYYFALNDKASLLTKMVSVMDHVEEWSDKAEMASQRAQNFTKSHYNKQLLALYES, translated from the coding sequence ATGAGTAAGAAGACGATTGTGCATGTCATTGACTCATTAGGTATAGGCGGAGCAGAAACTCTGTTAGTGCATGCAAATGTTCAAATTCCAAGCTTCCGGCACATTGTTGTATATTTGCGGCCGCCTTTTGCCTACAAAGATAGCCTTAATCACATTCCAACATATTGTCTGGCATTTCAAGGGTGGCGCTCGTTACCTCAATGTATTAAAAAATTGAAAGCAATTGTCCACCAGCACCAAGCAGCAATTGTTCATTCACATCTATACTACTCAACCATAGTAGTACGGCTCGCTTTCCGCCGGAAAATCACCGTGATAAACTCTTATCACAATGTGCTGTATGATCCCAGGGGTAGCAATTATTCTAAGGTTTACCGTTGGTTGGATCGAGTAACATATCGCAATACTTTTAATACAGTAAGTGTTTCATCAACAGTTAAAAGCGACCTTGAAAAATATATTGGAATAAAACAGCAGAGCCGGGTTATTTATAACTATGTTGAGGATCGCTATTTTCAGGTAAGAGCCAATGTAAAAGATAAACATACATCACCGTGCCGAATAGTTTCAGTGGGTAATCTGAAGCCTCAAAAGAATTACCCGTGGGCACTGCAGGTACTAGCGCCTTTATTTAAAGAAAACACTCAACTTTCGTGGGACATTTATGGAGATGGTCCTGAGCGTGAGACTTTGGTCCGGCTTATTGACAAAAATCAGCTTTCAAATGTGCATCTAAAAGGAAAAGCGAGTCATATTTCAGAGCTGATTAGCCAATATCATTTGTTCTTTATGCCATCTCAGTGGGAAGGGTTTGGTATTGCATTGGTAGAAGCGATGGCCGCTCGAATTCCCTGTTTGGTTTCTGATTTGCCAGTTTTTAAAGAAGTAGCGGGCGCATCTGTTTACTATTTTGCATTAAATGACAAAGCTTCTTTGTTAACAAAGATGGTATCAGTCATGGATCATGTGGAAGAATGGAGTGATAAGGCTGAAATGGCTAGTCAGCGGGCTCAGAATTTTACCAAATCGCACTATAATAAGCAACTGTTAGCACTTTATGAATCATAA